From a single Rosa rugosa chromosome 7, drRosRugo1.1, whole genome shotgun sequence genomic region:
- the LOC133722505 gene encoding uncharacterized protein LOC133722505 isoform X1, which produces MEKQSHTVASPGIRRGPWTPEEDKKLFAFVQQHGHGSWRSVPQKAGLQRCGKSCRLRWRNYLNPDIKRGNFSLQEDQTIILLHALLGNRMSNEPRLDFPMLDSTGSEYHSWVTDVENHLTSKGILPIIQAPNPDLVFIPTPAKHAQAVILMRRHMDKALRLEYMSIKDARELWVALEERFGNVQDSLLPDLKVQWNNLRFADFKSVAEYNSKALRIQSMLRFCGKPITEQELIEKTLSTFPVSAIVISKQYRNEVNAGRITRFHQLINIISVAEKHDNILVRNYNSRPIGTKSVHEANYNAPKGGRKERNPKNGGYEGRMGPYNGPNQEGNRKFGVDTRGGNATRGRGGRGIPSRNGGAMGRGGGTNPPRERPQCAPQLKGGNHNDECHRCGSIEHWFKQCKASEELAERYRAYRDLREQEVYLVEEEEDGGDVNLTIEDFKAEDEVHKDAADFD; this is translated from the exons ATGGAAAAGCAATCTCATACTGTTGCATCTCCTGGAATAAGGAGAGGTCCATGGACTCCTGAGGAGGACAAGAAGCTCTTTGCTTTCGTTCAACAACATGGCCATGGAAGCTGGCGTTCCGTCCCCCAGAAAGCTG GTCTCCAAAGATGTGGAAAGAGCTGCAGGCTAAGATGGAGAAACTATCTAAACCCTGATATTAAGAGAGGAAATTTCAGTTTGCAGGAAGACCAGACCATCATTCTACTTCATGCACTTTTGGGCAACAG gatgtcgaatgaacctagactcgactttcccatgcttgactcaacaggctcggagtaccatagctgggtaaccgatgttgagaaccatctcacttcaaagggaatattgcccataatccaggcacctaacccggatcttgtgttcatcccaacacctgcaaaacatgctcaagcagtcatcttgatgcgacgtcatatggacaaagcactcagattggagtatatgtcgatcaaggatgcaagagagctatgggtagcgctagaagagcgctttggcaatgtccaagattccctcctccctgacttgaaggttcaatggaacaatctgcgctttgctgacttcaagtctgttgctgaatataattcaaaaGCTCTTCGcatacaatccatgttgaggttttgtggaaaacctatcacagagcaagagctaattgagaagactctctccaccttccccgtttcagccattgtgatatcaaagcaatatcgtaatgaagtcaatgctggacggatcacgaggtttcatcagcttatcaacatcatatctgtagctgagaaacatgataacatactcgtgagaaattataattcaaggcccattggaactaagagcgttcatgaggcgaattataatgcacccaaaggagggcgcaaggagcggaaccctaagaatgggggatatgagggacgtatgggcCCATATAACGGCCCTaaccaggaaggaaaccgcaagtttggtgtggatacacgtggtggtaatgccacacgtgggagaggaggtCGTGGTATCCCTAGCCGTAATGGTGGcgccatgggtcgtggtggaggcaccaaccctcctagggaacgcccgcaatgtgcacctcaattaaagggaggcaaccacaatgatgagtgtcatcgatgtggatcaattgagcattggttcaagcaatgcaaggcaagtgaGGAACTAGCTGaaagatacagggcatacagggacctgagagagcaagaagtgtaccttgtagaagaagaagaagatggtggagatgtcaatctcaccatagaggacttcaaagctgaagatgaagtgcacaaggatgcagcagactttgattag
- the LOC133722505 gene encoding transcription factor MYB106-like isoform X2, which translates to MEKQSHTVASPGIRRGPWTPEEDKKLFAFVQQHGHGSWRSVPQKAGLQRCGKSCRLRWRNYLNPDIKRGNFSLQEDQTIILLHALLGNRWSAIAAQLPKRTDNEIKNYWNTHLKKRLAKIGFDPVTHKPKTAILASADGGDPKNLSNLSHIAQWETARLQAEARFSRQSKLLISHDQPPRFGPVPVPQCLDMNERAREIRLLLKSILAADSGAQLGGGIGSTATHVGQEVGSFGKVDVEGLLTNCDQFEAPRTSTSVLVFDEVFGESGTNNDYGELLEALLQHNHNSTGFEVGDAWSLEQLETVMMSEPGTTYI; encoded by the exons ATGGAAAAGCAATCTCATACTGTTGCATCTCCTGGAATAAGGAGAGGTCCATGGACTCCTGAGGAGGACAAGAAGCTCTTTGCTTTCGTTCAACAACATGGCCATGGAAGCTGGCGTTCCGTCCCCCAGAAAGCTG GTCTCCAAAGATGTGGAAAGAGCTGCAGGCTAAGATGGAGAAACTATCTAAACCCTGATATTAAGAGAGGAAATTTCAGTTTGCAGGAAGACCAGACCATCATTCTACTTCATGCACTTTTGGGCAACAG GTGGTCCGCCATAGCTGCACAGTTACCAAAGAGAACAGACAATGAGATAAAGAACTACTGGAACACACATCTAAAGAAGAGGTTAGCCAAGATAGGGTTTGATCCTGTAACCCACAAGCCCAAGACCGCCATCCTCGCCTCTGCTGATGGCGGAGACCCGAAGAACCTCTCAAACCTCAGCCACATAGCTCAGTGGGAAACTGCTCGGCTTCAAGCAGAAGCTAGATTCTCCAGACAGTCAAAACTACTCATCAGTCATGACCAACCTCCTAGGTTTGGACCCGTGCCTGTACCACAATGCCTTGACATGAATGAAAGAGCACGAGAAATTCGATTACTGTTAAAGTCAATATTAGCTGCAGACAGTGGTGCCCAATTAGGTGGTGGTATTGGTAGTACAGCCACCCACGTTGGGCAGGAGGTTGGTTCATTTGGTAAAGTTGATGTTGAGGGCTTGCTTACTAATTGTGATCAGTTTGAGGCTCCAAGAACCAGTACATCAGTTTTGGTTTTTGATGAAGTTTTTGGGGAGTCCGGTACTAATAATGACTATGGTGAATTGTTGGAGGCATTACTACagcacaaccataacagtactggatttgaagttggggatGCTTGGAGTTTGGAACAACTTGAAACAGTAATGATGAGTGAGCCGGGAACAACGTACATTTGA
- the LOC133723123 gene encoding replication protein A 70 kDa DNA-binding subunit C-like: MDVRLTEGAILKITTEDHDEQYRPILQVLDVKQILAQSGGGGADKERYRLALSDGSHTQQGMISTQQNFLIQQGHLQKGFVVCLNQYTCTPVRGRQIIIIISLDVLVNTCEIIGQPATFSNAQSPATIPGNAQSLNSSARVAGHETVTEATPQQPRLNQSYGGSYSGGADPGRYATMSTVPNHPRPETGSGFAGLAPVSGSYAGQNTGLRSPISQVPPPLQNSYARPPQPTYQQSHSNSYARPPQPTYQQSQLIQSKLGN; this comes from the exons ATGGACGTGAGGCTAACGGAGGGGGCGATACTGAAGATCACGACGGAAGACCATGACGAGCAGTATAGGCCCATCCTGCAAGTGCTCGACGTGAAGCAGATCCTCGCacagagcggcggcggcggcgcggaCAAAGAGCGCTACAGGCTGGCCTTGTCCGATGGGTCCCACACCCAGCAGGGGATGATTTCCACTCAGCAGAACTTCCTGATTCAGCAGGGCCACCTCCAGAAGGGCTTCGTCGTCTGCCTCAACCAATACACCTGCACGCCCGTCCGAGGCCGCCA GATCATCATTATAATCTCATTGGATGTGCTAGTTAATACATGTGAAATCATTGGACAGCCTGCCACATTTTCGAATGCACAGTCCCCAGCTACAATACCTGGAAATGCCCAATCTCTTAACAGCAGTGCTCGTGTGGCGGGTCATGAAACTGTGACTGAGGCAACTCCCCAACAACCTAGATTGAATCAATCGTATGGTGGTTCTTATTCTGGTGGTGCTGACCCAGGAAGATATGCTACAATGAGTACAGTTCCCAATCACCCTAGACCAGAGACTGGTTCTGGTTTTGCTGGGTTAGCACCAGTAAGTGGGTCATATGCTGGTCAGAACACAGGTTTACGCAGCCCCATATCCCAGGTTCCACCTCCACTTCAAAATTCTTATGCCCGCCCACCTCAGCCGACTTATCAACAGTCACACTCAAATTCTTATGCCCGCCCACCTCAGCCGACTTATCAACAGTCACAATTAATTCaatcaaaacttggaaactAA